Sequence from the Cucurbita pepo subsp. pepo cultivar mu-cu-16 chromosome LG02, ASM280686v2, whole genome shotgun sequence genome:
TTATGCAACTTCGTGTGGTGTGTTTTCTTTTCGGCTATAATTCTAAACCAGAAACGTTCACAAATTGATGCTCTTCAACGAACCTGAGATCATAAAGTTTTAGGCATCACCGTATCTTGTGCTGTAAATTCAAGCATCGTCAACCTTGGACATGACAGTGAGCTGACTTGATCTAGGTATAAATGCCGCTCTCCTCCTCTGCTGGTGCGAAGAAGGCCGAATCAAAGTAGTCAATACTCGCTTCACCAACTCTCCTTCCACACCGCCGATTCGAATGAGCGAGTTGGCCATAGCCGATCTCCGCATATTTAACCTGATTGAAGGAAACGACACCGTTTGGCTATGGCCGCCGCTACTCGAGACGTTTTTGTGAAGACTACACCGGAACGATCCTGGATGCGTCGTCGGAGAGCACATACAGATCCTCTTAACATTAGACGCCGGTCGATTTTTCCTCGAAACAATAACGGACCGATTCGGAGAAATCGAACGGTTATCGACGAAAAAACGGACAGAAGAAGTAAGAGAAGGAGATGAAAAAACATTAACACGGCTAGGGGAGGTGCATCGAGGTTGATGATGGTGGATGACGAAATCGCGGTGATCAACGGAATGGAAAGTAGAAGAATGCGAGTAAAAGTTTGAGCTAGTGGATGAAGCAAACGCCGACGTAAAAGACGACAACGCCGGGGAGTTACAGAACCGGCCGCCCGGCGACTGTGATCGGCGCACCGGGCCGCTGGATCTGGTTTTCGAAGATGAAGTCACCATCAGAGCCAAAAAGAATAAGCCTCGAGTATTCTTTACCCTCCAAGGGACCCCTCAGGGCGTTAATTTGGCAAACCCAACACTTTGCACAGGCCACTTTTATAGATCCGAGAAAACAGGGTAAAAGTGTAATTAACCGCATAACAAGGGGTAATTCTAGAAAGAAGTTGAGTCAGTTGACACAACCATGGTAGGGTTAAAGGACCGTTGGGATTCTTGATCCAACGGCTGGTAGAGGNgggggggggggggggggggtttATCCAACTTTTAGGAGAAGGAGAATCTGCCACGTGTTAAGATACCTCTGACATGAAACACATGTAAAAGTACGAGAAAACCATTTTTCAGAGtcattatttcaattttgccATTGTATGAGGAAATGCTACAGCCACCGACGTTGTCATCACGGTATCCATTGCTTGAGCTCCACGTAATGCAACTCTATAGATTTTTCTTGCTTCTAATTGGTGACAGTCCAACCATAATAAAgttcatattaattaaaaaaattaatttaataaatgatatttatttaaataagtgtattatttcaaatgttttattaatatcttcaaataatttctaaactttaaaaaatttcattattatcttaaaaaaaaaaaaaaaaaaaatgtaataaccAACCTTTCGTAGACTCCGTTTCCAAAACGCCGTTCGTACCGGTCCCTTGTCCCGTCTTTGAACTCCCTGCAATGCATACCAACAGCATAGAACCAAGCTGGCTAACACAGCGGTATCGGTTGTGAATGCACGAAAGATAGGTCTAGACATTGAAGCCAATCTCGCCATATTATACTACATTCGTGTTACACGAAAAAAGTACAAGTCGATCGTTCGATATCAGCTACGTTAAGTGGAAATAATCATACACTTACTGTTTTCAAGATTCTTTGTTTCCCTCCAACTCTTCCCCGGTTGGTTTAGTAGTTAGTCCTTTCGTATAAGCACGGTGGCGCCGTTCTCGACCGTATATAATCCATAGTATCAAAGAGAGCATAACGGCGATGGAGACAGTTGCTAATCCTACATACACCCATCTGCTGTATTGTTGTAAACCAGGACAATACTTTGTATGGATGTCATCGAACGTTTGACGA
This genomic interval carries:
- the LOC111788286 gene encoding uncharacterized protein LOC111788286 gives rise to the protein MVTSSSKTRSSGPVRRSQSPGGRFCNSPALSSFTSAFASSTSSNFYSHSSTFHSVDHRDFVIHHHQPRCTSPSRVNVFSSPSLTSSVRFFVDNRSISPNRSVIVSRKNRPASNVKRICMCSPTTHPGSFRCSLHKNVSSSGGHSQTVSFPSIRLNMRRSAMANSLIRIGGVEGELVKRVLTTLIRPSSHQQRRRAAFIPRSSQLTVMSKVDDA